A genome region from Synergistota bacterium includes the following:
- a CDS encoding methenyltetrahydromethanopterin cyclohydrolase: MLKLNGRAWKILERLVEESDVLRIRVHRSEKGALLIDAGVKCTGSLKAGLLISEILLAGLGEVRLIYENGIPQIQVLTDQPLYACMASQYAGWRISMGDFFALGSGPARVLGSEEPLIEEFEWNFREEKAVIFLETRKFPTAEVIEYIASSCKVSPENLGVVFAPTGSLVGAVQVVARVVETGIHKLHELGYDISKIVSGMGVAPLPPLGEDDLEALGRTNDAVIYGGITTYFLNDDADLSEFAERVPSCSSSSYGLPFLEIFKRSNYNFYDIDPLLFSPAEVNLVSLITGKTFKAGRISKSLINRSFGYEAGNNKLG; encoded by the coding sequence ATGCTCAAGCTAAACGGTAGGGCTTGGAAAATACTTGAACGCTTAGTGGAGGAAAGCGATGTTCTAAGGATCCGGGTTCATCGCTCTGAAAAGGGAGCGTTATTGATCGATGCGGGAGTTAAGTGCACGGGATCACTGAAAGCTGGCTTGCTGATTTCCGAGATACTTCTTGCGGGTTTGGGGGAGGTTAGATTGATTTATGAGAATGGCATTCCTCAGATCCAGGTTCTGACCGATCAGCCCCTTTATGCATGTATGGCCTCGCAGTATGCAGGCTGGCGCATCTCGATGGGAGATTTTTTTGCTCTGGGTTCTGGGCCTGCGAGGGTCCTGGGCAGTGAGGAGCCTCTTATTGAAGAATTTGAATGGAATTTTAGAGAGGAAAAGGCGGTTATCTTTCTTGAAACGCGAAAGTTTCCTACAGCTGAGGTTATTGAATACATAGCGAGCTCATGTAAGGTTTCTCCTGAGAATCTTGGTGTAGTTTTTGCCCCAACGGGAAGTCTTGTTGGGGCAGTTCAGGTAGTTGCCCGTGTTGTTGAGACGGGTATTCATAAACTTCACGAGTTGGGGTATGACATTTCAAAGATAGTTTCTGGCATGGGGGTTGCTCCTCTGCCACCACTTGGTGAAGATGATCTTGAGGCTTTGGGAAGAACGAACGATGCAGTTATATATGGTGGTATAACTACATATTTCTTGAACGATGATGCGGATTTATCCGAGTTCGCTGAAAGAGTTCCATCTTGTTCCTCAAGTAGCTATGGATTGCCCTTTTTAGAGATATTTAAGAGAAGCAATTATAACTTTTATGATATAGATCCCCTTCTTTTCAGTCCTGCAGAGGTCAATCTCGTTTCTCTGATCACAGGGAAAACTTTTAAGGCGGGACGCATCAGTAAAAGCTTGATCAATAGATCTTTCGGTTATGAAGCTGGGAATAATAAGCTCGGGTAG
- a CDS encoding RimK family alpha-L-glutamate ligase, translated as MKLGIISSGRGWQSEELGRSARRRGWDVDFLSPRRFSVFLPDLSIGNDTKSLQDYDAFLVRVIPFGSLEQIVFRLDALYALEMMGKPVVNSAFTIERTVDKLYTSMVLSKNGILTPKTVAVERFSEAMRWFKLLGRDVVVKPLFGSNGLGIIRVDSEDLAHRIFRSLELGRYAFYIQEFIPHRCQDIRVFLAGGRIVSAMMRKGISWKTNIHQGAIPIPWEVPHDIAELCLKIGKLFKADYLGVDLLFSEDGALYVLEVNGIPGWRGLQSVTKENIADAILDCVEGKLNSL; from the coding sequence ATGAAGCTGGGAATAATAAGCTCGGGTAGAGGATGGCAGAGCGAGGAGCTCGGTAGATCAGCGCGAAGGAGAGGCTGGGATGTCGATTTTCTTTCTCCTCGAAGGTTTTCAGTGTTTCTACCTGATCTTTCCATTGGGAACGATACTAAGTCTCTTCAAGACTATGATGCTTTTCTCGTCAGGGTAATACCGTTTGGATCTCTCGAACAGATCGTTTTTAGGCTTGATGCTCTTTACGCTCTTGAGATGATGGGAAAACCCGTGGTAAACTCTGCTTTCACTATAGAAAGAACCGTTGATAAGCTTTATACTTCTATGGTTTTGTCGAAAAACGGTATTCTCACGCCAAAGACTGTCGCTGTGGAGAGATTTTCTGAAGCTATGCGCTGGTTTAAGCTGCTTGGAAGAGACGTTGTTGTAAAGCCACTTTTTGGTTCTAATGGCTTAGGTATAATAAGAGTGGATAGCGAAGATTTAGCGCATAGGATCTTTAGAAGCCTTGAGCTTGGAAGATATGCTTTCTACATTCAGGAGTTTATCCCTCATAGATGTCAAGACATTAGAGTTTTTCTCGCAGGTGGAAGGATAGTATCTGCAATGATGAGAAAGGGCATTTCCTGGAAAACTAATATCCACCAAGGTGCGATTCCCATACCCTGGGAGGTTCCACATGATATAGCAGAGCTCTGCCTTAAGATAGGAAAGCTGTTTAAGGCAGATTATCTCGGAGTAGATCTACTCTTTTCGGAAGATGGTGCCTTATATGTCTTGGAGGTTAACGGAATACCTGGATGGAGGGGATTACAATCCGTGACGAAAGAAAATATAGCAGATGCCATTCTGGATTGCGTGGAAGGGAAATTAAACTCCTTATAG
- a CDS encoding triphosphoribosyl-dephospho-CoA synthase, with amino-acid sequence MRGREIKLLIAKCAQLACLLEVSSPKPGNVYPFRRFPEMGYEDFLIAAINLGCALCDYVDELRVGELVYRVVKSTYMETGVNVNLGIVLLLVPLAKACWQMKEGKKLRSSVRRVLDSLSVDDAAWVYKAIRMVSPGGIGESDKADIRRDPDITLKEAMFIASGKDSIAYEYVSGYERSFELVYPLISRFKEEGLSWEDSIVEAYLNLLAEVPDTLIARKYGMEVAKEVSKRAAEILMLGGVRTQRGKEAIKKFDEDLRGGSKKLNPGTSADLITSGLMIYLLKNKGGISA; translated from the coding sequence TTGCGTGGAAGGGAAATTAAACTCCTTATAGCCAAATGTGCTCAGCTCGCTTGTCTTCTCGAGGTGAGCTCACCCAAGCCGGGTAATGTATATCCCTTTAGGAGGTTTCCTGAGATGGGATATGAGGATTTTCTAATAGCTGCTATAAATCTTGGATGTGCTTTATGCGATTATGTTGATGAGCTTCGCGTTGGCGAGCTCGTTTATAGAGTGGTAAAATCTACATATATGGAAACTGGTGTGAACGTTAATCTCGGTATAGTTCTTCTTCTCGTGCCTTTAGCCAAAGCATGCTGGCAGATGAAGGAGGGGAAAAAGCTTCGTTCCTCTGTAAGAAGGGTCTTAGACTCACTAAGCGTTGATGATGCGGCTTGGGTTTATAAGGCTATAAGGATGGTATCTCCGGGAGGAATAGGAGAGTCGGATAAAGCAGATATAAGACGAGATCCGGATATAACTCTTAAGGAGGCGATGTTTATAGCAAGCGGGAAGGACTCCATAGCTTATGAATATGTATCTGGCTATGAAAGGTCTTTTGAGCTTGTCTATCCGCTTATAAGTAGATTTAAGGAGGAGGGTTTAAGCTGGGAGGATTCTATAGTTGAGGCGTACCTTAATCTGCTTGCTGAAGTTCCAGATACACTGATAGCTCGAAAATATGGTATGGAGGTGGCTAAAGAGGTTAGTAAAAGGGCTGCTGAAATTCTGATGTTAGGAGGGGTTAGGACTCAGCGAGGTAAAGAGGCAATTAAAAAATTTGATGAAGATCTGCGTGGGGGTAGCAAGAAGCTGAATCCTGGGACTTCCGCCGATTTAATCACCTCAGGACTAATGATCTATTTATTGAAGAATAAGGGAGGGATTTCTGCATGA
- the larC gene encoding nickel pincer cofactor biosynthesis protein LarC, whose product MRIAYVDCHSGVSGDMLLGALIGAGIKPEELKKRLLTLGVRFDLEVKSVFKKGIRAIKVDVLSEEEGHVHRKLGDIKRMITGSDLPEEVKRKAIFIFELIAEAEAEVHGLSMEEIHFHEVGAVDSIVDVVGTVLGFYILGIDKVISSPINVGRGYVATAHGLLPIPAPATSILLEGIPIYSDGTKGELATPTGVAVLKVLSECFSDMPSIRLEKVSFGAGSMDLPIPNVLRLFIGELDDWMGEIDEVILLESDIDDSSPEILGSAAEELLERGALDVSLVPIYMKKNRPGIRLSVLAREEKLWEILKSIFLLTTTLGIRFQRVRRYKLSRETLEIDVGMGKVRVKLGRMGSRLLNLAPEFEDCKKLSEERGIPLKFVYKLVWEKLGERIKKEVLESG is encoded by the coding sequence ATGAGAATAGCGTACGTAGATTGCCATTCAGGTGTTAGTGGTGACATGCTTCTTGGGGCTTTGATAGGAGCCGGCATAAAACCAGAAGAGCTAAAAAAGCGTCTCTTAACGCTTGGCGTTAGGTTTGATCTCGAGGTAAAAAGCGTTTTTAAAAAGGGCATACGTGCTATTAAGGTAGATGTTCTTTCGGAGGAGGAAGGGCATGTTCATCGTAAACTCGGTGATATAAAACGGATGATTACTGGTTCAGATCTTCCTGAAGAGGTGAAGAGGAAAGCTATCTTTATTTTCGAACTCATAGCGGAGGCTGAAGCAGAGGTTCATGGCTTATCTATGGAGGAAATTCACTTTCACGAAGTTGGAGCTGTAGATTCTATCGTGGATGTTGTGGGTACCGTACTCGGCTTTTACATCCTTGGAATAGACAAGGTGATATCCTCACCAATTAATGTTGGCAGGGGATATGTTGCTACCGCTCATGGGCTTCTTCCTATTCCTGCGCCTGCAACATCAATATTGCTTGAGGGAATTCCGATTTATTCAGATGGCACAAAGGGGGAACTGGCTACTCCTACAGGTGTGGCTGTATTGAAGGTTTTGTCAGAATGCTTTTCGGATATGCCGTCGATCAGACTTGAGAAGGTTTCATTTGGAGCGGGTAGCATGGATCTTCCTATACCAAACGTTCTTAGGCTCTTTATAGGGGAGCTTGATGATTGGATGGGTGAAATAGATGAGGTCATCCTGCTCGAGAGCGATATCGATGACAGTTCTCCTGAGATCTTGGGATCCGCGGCTGAGGAGTTGTTAGAAAGAGGAGCCCTCGATGTTTCTCTGGTTCCAATATACATGAAGAAGAATAGACCTGGAATACGCCTATCCGTGTTGGCGAGGGAAGAGAAACTGTGGGAGATTCTTAAAAGCATTTTCTTGCTGACCACGACGCTGGGAATTAGATTTCAGCGTGTTAGAAGGTACAAGCTTTCAAGGGAGACACTGGAAATCGATGTTGGTATGGGTAAGGTAAGGGTTAAACTGGGAAGAATGGGAAGTAGATTATTGAATCTGGCTCCTGAGTTTGAGGATTGTAAAAAGCTATCTGAGGAGAGAGGTATTCCATTAAAGTTTGTTTATAAGCTTGTCTGGGAAAAATTGGGTGAAAGAATAAAGAAGGAGGTGCTTGAAAGTGGGTAA
- a CDS encoding saccharopine dehydrogenase NADP-binding domain-containing protein, with translation MGKKVVFFFSTDRYPSPFDALVLYDAGADAVFPCGGIELEDVKDLVMDAMFPRGPKGIVDTTIFIGGKDVAKCEEILKVVKKTMFPPFEMAVAFDPAGACTTSAALVAKVAQVAREKLGLSLSKSKITVLAGAGNVGSRAVHLFAKEGGSVVIADIAEAVAKKVAKEVNEKVGKEVVQVAFLKKDDEKTIYEACKDADIVVSTAPPGVRTLPQSVLKKLAKCKLVADINAVPPEGIEGIKQNADGDEIIPGVRSVGPLSVGVIKLQAELKLLKEAMEAKNGIFGHEEAYDLAKELVGL, from the coding sequence GTGGGTAAGAAGGTTGTGTTCTTTTTCAGCACGGATAGGTACCCAAGTCCATTTGATGCTCTCGTTCTCTATGACGCTGGTGCGGATGCGGTCTTTCCGTGTGGTGGAATCGAGCTCGAGGATGTGAAGGATCTTGTTATGGATGCGATGTTTCCACGGGGCCCCAAGGGAATTGTTGATACCACCATATTTATAGGGGGCAAGGATGTGGCAAAGTGTGAGGAAATACTTAAGGTCGTGAAGAAGACGATGTTTCCGCCTTTTGAAATGGCAGTTGCTTTCGATCCAGCGGGTGCGTGCACTACGTCTGCAGCGCTTGTCGCTAAAGTAGCTCAGGTTGCAAGGGAAAAATTAGGCCTGTCTCTTTCCAAGTCTAAGATAACCGTTCTCGCCGGTGCTGGCAATGTGGGATCAAGAGCCGTTCATCTTTTTGCGAAAGAGGGAGGAAGCGTGGTGATAGCAGATATAGCTGAGGCTGTTGCCAAGAAGGTCGCGAAAGAGGTTAATGAGAAGGTGGGGAAAGAGGTAGTTCAAGTGGCGTTCCTAAAAAAGGATGATGAAAAGACGATTTATGAGGCCTGCAAAGATGCGGACATCGTGGTTTCAACTGCACCTCCTGGGGTAAGGACTCTTCCTCAAAGCGTTTTAAAGAAACTTGCTAAGTGTAAGCTTGTAGCGGATATAAACGCGGTTCCTCCTGAAGGCATAGAGGGGATAAAGCAGAATGCTGATGGAGACGAAATAATTCCGGGTGTTAGGTCTGTTGGGCCTTTGAGCGTAGGAGTGATTAAGCTGCAGGCAGAGCTTAAACTTCTTAAAGAAGCGATGGAGGCTAAGAATGGCATATTTGGACATGAGGAAGCTTATGATCTCGCAAAGGAGTTGGTTGGGCTTTAA
- a CDS encoding PTS mannitol transporter subunit IIABC: protein MGGKIILLTGRLAEKPLRRIVQGIDGVEVISLNIGVAAFMTTNFILRHYKPSPDVSKVLVSGMCRNVDVRILSETWGCEVVKGPQDLKDIPAFLTGKSPEKRELDRYDIKIFAEIVDAPLLSLSEILRMAEYYHRCGGDIIDLGCIPGEVYEDVGKVVSALKKEGYLVSIDTFEEKTIMMADEAGVDFILSLNSRNMSLAKDINACPVIVPDFDDLTLESLKKNVDVFRELAGEREYIIDPVIEPFNVRFVESIVRYRDARKMFPGISMLMGIGNLTELTDADSPGINMALTCMAQEVGADYVLTTEVINWAKGSVKEVDIARRISYFAFREKLPPKHVDYSLVVLKDPPFETFSLSDLIEMQRETKDRNWRIFLTDKGQICVFNREKLIVGDNIRNIFEEMNVDNPDHAFYLGRELYKAKLALRLNKRYVQDQPLRWGYINVDD, encoded by the coding sequence ATGGGGGGTAAAATCATTTTACTCACGGGCAGGCTTGCAGAGAAGCCTCTTCGCAGAATAGTTCAAGGAATAGATGGGGTGGAAGTTATTTCGCTTAATATAGGCGTTGCAGCCTTCATGACAACGAATTTTATACTCAGACACTATAAGCCATCTCCTGATGTTTCCAAAGTTCTCGTTTCGGGGATGTGCAGGAATGTGGATGTTAGGATTCTGAGCGAGACTTGGGGGTGCGAAGTAGTGAAGGGGCCTCAGGATCTAAAGGATATCCCGGCTTTTTTAACTGGAAAATCACCGGAGAAAAGGGAGCTCGATAGATATGATATAAAGATATTTGCCGAGATAGTGGATGCCCCTTTGCTTTCCTTGAGTGAGATATTAAGGATGGCTGAATATTATCACAGATGTGGGGGGGATATAATAGATCTTGGCTGTATACCCGGTGAGGTCTATGAGGATGTTGGTAAAGTGGTTTCGGCTTTGAAAAAGGAAGGATACTTAGTGAGTATTGATACCTTTGAGGAGAAGACCATAATGATGGCTGATGAAGCGGGAGTAGATTTTATATTAAGCCTTAATAGCCGAAATATGAGTCTTGCTAAGGATATAAATGCCTGCCCGGTAATAGTTCCGGACTTTGACGATCTTACCTTAGAGTCTCTCAAAAAGAACGTTGATGTTTTTAGAGAGCTTGCAGGTGAAAGGGAGTATATAATAGACCCTGTAATAGAACCTTTTAACGTCAGGTTCGTTGAATCTATAGTCAGGTATCGCGATGCGAGAAAGATGTTTCCAGGAATAAGCATGCTCATGGGAATAGGTAATCTAACTGAGCTAACGGATGCAGATAGCCCTGGTATAAATATGGCTTTAACATGCATGGCGCAGGAAGTTGGAGCAGATTACGTTTTAACTACAGAAGTTATAAATTGGGCTAAGGGGAGCGTAAAGGAAGTTGATATAGCGCGGAGAATATCATACTTTGCCTTTAGAGAGAAATTGCCTCCTAAGCATGTGGATTATTCACTTGTTGTTCTAAAGGACCCACCCTTTGAAACCTTTTCTTTAAGCGATTTAATTGAGATGCAGAGAGAGACAAAGGATAGAAATTGGAGGATATTTTTGACTGATAAGGGGCAAATTTGCGTTTTTAATAGGGAAAAGCTTATCGTTGGTGATAATATAAGAAATATCTTTGAGGAAATGAATGTGGATAACCCGGATCATGCTTTTTACTTAGGGAGGGAGCTTTACAAAGCTAAGCTTGCGCTTAGGTTAAATAAGAGATATGTTCAGGATCAGCCATTAAGGTGGGGATATATAAATGTCGATGACTAA
- a CDS encoding flavoprotein, which produces MSMTKKIAWGITGAGAFLKESVELLLTFPEDLIDVFLSRAGEEVLKMYALWDMISSKRKIFLDRGASYPVSGRFSLGVYSLLVIAPATSNTVAKMAYGIADTLITNLFAQAGKAGVPSVILPTDVDDIMVSESPSGDKITLKRRKIDEGNILRIKSMNMVEVVSSIEELKKAIARIPPKSFHGI; this is translated from the coding sequence ATGTCGATGACTAAAAAAATAGCGTGGGGTATTACGGGAGCGGGTGCTTTCTTGAAAGAAAGCGTTGAGCTTCTTCTGACCTTTCCTGAAGATCTTATTGACGTATTTCTGTCCCGTGCGGGGGAAGAAGTGCTCAAAATGTATGCTTTATGGGATATGATCTCCTCCAAGCGCAAGATTTTCCTTGATAGAGGAGCAAGTTATCCCGTTTCCGGAAGGTTTTCGCTGGGGGTTTATTCGCTTCTTGTTATAGCTCCCGCTACTTCCAATACCGTAGCCAAGATGGCTTATGGAATAGCCGATACGCTTATAACCAATTTATTTGCACAGGCTGGTAAAGCAGGAGTGCCTTCGGTTATCCTCCCAACGGATGTTGATGATATTATGGTTTCTGAATCTCCTTCTGGTGATAAAATAACCCTTAAGAGGCGGAAGATTGACGAGGGAAACATACTTAGAATTAAAAGTATGAATATGGTTGAGGTTGTTAGCTCAATAGAGGAGCTCAAAAAGGCGATCGCTCGAATTCCTCCCAAATCTTTCCACGGTATCTAA
- the larE gene encoding ATP-dependent sacrificial sulfur transferase LarE, producing MKLVIATTNQGKYKEIKAFLDGKIPGDVELLSLRDFPAVPDVEENAKTVKGNALKKALTYARVLGYPVIAEDSALEVDALGGKPGVFSARYGRNDVERISRLLRELNGVPLEKRTARFRCIMVLALPSGEKFISQGVVNGIILDSPRGSGGFGYDPVFLYPPFGKTFAEISPAEKLSVSHRGKALSGILKFIKFVYLGEILSSMGRVAVSFSGGVDSSFLGFCAKMFSPDPVLLFIDTPLISEQSRLNAFRIAQDLGIRLFKVDLDLLSIEELRGNGKLRCYHCKRAMYTLSRSWAERRGLIILDGTNFSDLSEDRPGLRALKELEIISPLKMAKFTKNEIRELARFFKLFFWNEPSSTCLATRVRTGIPIVPSILRRIERAEAYLKLIGFSVVRVRVDLPGFCRIEIGQEELKKALNSRLLSEIALELKKVGFKRVSLDLEGYGV from the coding sequence ATGAAATTAGTAATAGCTACAACAAATCAGGGTAAGTATAAGGAAATAAAGGCTTTCCTTGATGGGAAAATACCCGGGGATGTAGAGCTGTTATCCTTAAGAGATTTTCCCGCTGTTCCTGATGTTGAGGAGAACGCTAAAACGGTTAAGGGAAACGCTCTAAAGAAGGCTTTGACTTATGCGAGAGTTTTAGGCTATCCAGTTATAGCGGAGGATTCAGCTCTCGAAGTAGATGCATTGGGTGGAAAACCCGGCGTTTTTTCAGCTCGCTATGGCAGAAACGATGTGGAAAGAATCAGCAGACTTCTGCGTGAACTTAATGGCGTGCCATTAGAGAAAAGAACTGCTCGTTTTAGGTGCATTATGGTATTGGCTCTTCCCTCGGGTGAGAAATTCATATCTCAGGGAGTTGTTAACGGGATCATACTCGATTCACCGCGTGGTAGCGGAGGTTTCGGGTATGATCCCGTTTTTTTATACCCTCCGTTTGGTAAAACTTTTGCTGAAATCTCCCCCGCGGAAAAGCTTTCTGTTAGTCATAGGGGAAAGGCGCTCAGTGGCATCTTGAAGTTTATTAAATTTGTTTATCTCGGGGAAATTCTTAGTTCTATGGGTCGTGTTGCGGTTTCTTTCTCCGGGGGAGTGGATAGCTCCTTCCTCGGTTTCTGCGCTAAGATGTTTTCCCCTGATCCAGTCCTTCTTTTTATTGATACCCCTTTGATTTCGGAACAATCAAGATTAAATGCTTTTAGAATTGCTCAAGATCTGGGCATAAGGCTCTTTAAGGTTGATCTTGATTTGCTCTCTATTGAGGAACTTAGGGGAAACGGCAAGCTAAGATGCTACCATTGTAAAAGGGCGATGTATACCCTCTCTCGCAGCTGGGCAGAGAGAAGAGGATTAATTATTCTTGATGGTACAAATTTTTCAGATCTGAGTGAGGATAGACCTGGTTTAAGAGCCCTTAAGGAGCTTGAAATAATTTCTCCACTTAAGATGGCTAAGTTTACAAAGAATGAGATTAGAGAGCTTGCCCGTTTTTTTAAACTTTTTTTCTGGAATGAACCATCGAGTACCTGTCTTGCAACGAGGGTGCGTACCGGTATTCCCATAGTTCCCTCTATCCTGAGACGGATTGAGAGAGCGGAGGCATATCTTAAGCTTATTGGGTTTAGTGTTGTCCGAGTTAGGGTGGATCTTCCGGGATTTTGCAGGATTGAAATAGGCCAAGAGGAACTTAAGAAGGCTCTTAATAGTCGTTTGTTATCTGAAATAGCTTTGGAGCTTAAAAAGGTGGGATTTAAAAGGGTTTCGCTCGATCTTGAAGGATATGGAGTGTAA
- a CDS encoding rubredoxin yields MNSKAFYKLSYGLYVVCSVKEGKLNGQIANTVFQVANNPLLLAVSLNKKNLTHEYIKLTGVFSVSVLSKDTPLRFIGHFGFRLGRDFDKFSEGGYKYTIGKTGAPVILDNSLAFFEAELIKNMDLGSHTLFIGRVLETDFIREGEPMTYAYYHEIKRGEIPEVAPSYVKEEVRRLAKYRCIICNYVYDPEKGDPDAGIKPGTPFEKLPDDWFCPVCGAGKDQFEKEE; encoded by the coding sequence ATGAATTCTAAGGCATTTTATAAGTTGAGCTATGGGCTGTATGTGGTTTGCTCAGTTAAGGAAGGAAAACTTAACGGTCAAATAGCCAATACCGTTTTTCAAGTTGCTAATAATCCTCTCCTTCTTGCTGTTAGCTTGAATAAGAAAAACTTGACCCATGAATACATCAAGCTAACAGGGGTTTTCTCCGTATCCGTGCTTTCCAAAGATACGCCTTTAAGGTTTATAGGACATTTTGGCTTTAGGTTAGGAAGAGATTTTGATAAGTTTTCCGAAGGAGGTTATAAATATACCATAGGAAAGACAGGCGCTCCTGTAATTTTAGATAATTCTCTTGCTTTCTTCGAGGCTGAGCTGATAAAGAATATGGACCTTGGAAGTCATACCCTATTTATAGGTAGAGTTCTGGAGACTGATTTCATTAGAGAAGGGGAGCCAATGACCTATGCCTACTATCATGAGATAAAGAGAGGTGAGATTCCAGAGGTGGCTCCCTCTTATGTTAAAGAGGAGGTGAGAAGGTTGGCTAAGTATAGGTGCATAATATGCAACTATGTCTATGATCCTGAAAAAGGAGACCCGGATGCTGGAATCAAGCCTGGGACTCCGTTTGAGAAATTACCGGATGATTGGTTTTGCCCCGTTTGTGGAGCGGGGAAAGACCAGTTCGAGAAGGAGGAGTGA
- a CDS encoding FprA family A-type flavoprotein: MPRKIRDAVYSVGAIDWDRRLFDELIPLPDGTSYNSYLVMGSEKTALIDAVDPKFRNSLLTNLEELGIKKIDYMIANHAEQDHSGTIPDILEIYPEARVVCTEKCKGILVDLLHISEDRFIVVKDGDTISLGDKTLRFIHAPWVHWPETMLTYLEEDKILFSCDLFGSHFATSDLYVSDKCLVYEAAKRYYAEIMMPFRSLIRGHLKKVKELDLNIIAPSHGPMYDDPNFIIEAYEDWVSDKVKDEVVLAYVSMHGSTKAMVDYFVKALIREGLTVKQFNLTVSDIGELAMALVDASTLVLASPTVLGGPHPSAVYAAYLANVLRPKLKYISFIGSYSWGGRALEVIKNLLSNLKVEFLEPVVIKGLLRNEDYEKLDRLARDISERRGE, translated from the coding sequence CTGCCCAGAAAGATAAGGGACGCGGTTTATTCGGTTGGTGCTATAGATTGGGATAGAAGACTATTCGATGAGTTAATACCCTTGCCGGATGGAACGAGCTATAACTCCTATCTTGTTATGGGTAGCGAGAAAACTGCGTTAATAGACGCGGTTGATCCCAAGTTTAGGAATTCACTGTTAACTAACCTTGAGGAACTGGGAATTAAGAAAATAGATTATATGATAGCTAATCATGCTGAGCAGGATCATTCAGGCACTATCCCTGATATTCTCGAAATTTATCCGGAAGCAAGGGTAGTCTGCACGGAAAAGTGTAAGGGTATTCTCGTAGATCTGCTTCATATTTCTGAGGATAGATTTATCGTGGTTAAAGACGGGGATACTATATCGCTCGGAGATAAAACCCTTCGTTTCATTCATGCTCCGTGGGTTCATTGGCCTGAAACTATGCTGACCTATCTTGAAGAAGATAAGATACTATTTAGCTGTGATCTTTTTGGATCGCATTTTGCTACCAGTGATCTTTACGTCAGCGATAAGTGCTTGGTTTATGAAGCTGCCAAGCGGTATTACGCGGAGATAATGATGCCCTTTAGGAGCCTTATAAGAGGGCATTTGAAAAAGGTAAAAGAGCTTGATCTGAATATCATAGCTCCAAGCCATGGTCCCATGTATGATGATCCTAACTTTATTATAGAGGCTTATGAGGATTGGGTTTCTGATAAAGTTAAAGATGAGGTCGTTTTAGCATATGTGTCTATGCATGGCAGTACTAAAGCCATGGTAGATTATTTCGTTAAGGCTTTGATAAGAGAGGGCTTAACGGTCAAGCAGTTTAACCTCACGGTTAGCGATATAGGTGAGCTTGCCATGGCGCTCGTTGATGCCTCTACTTTGGTTTTGGCCTCTCCTACCGTTCTTGGGGGACCCCATCCTTCCGCCGTTTATGCGGCTTATCTTGCCAATGTCTTAAGACCCAAGCTTAAGTATATATCCTTTATAGGTTCTTATAGCTGGGGAGGGCGAGCGCTTGAGGTGATCAAAAACTTGCTTTCGAACCTAAAGGTTGAGTTTCTTGAACCCGTTGTTATAAAGGGTCTGCTGAGGAATGAGGACTATGAGAAGCTCGATAGATTGGCAAGAGATATATCTGAGAGGAGGGGAGAGTAA